In Hypanus sabinus isolate sHypSab1 chromosome 17, sHypSab1.hap1, whole genome shotgun sequence, the following proteins share a genomic window:
- the LOC132406771 gene encoding uncharacterized protein LOC132406771, producing the protein MATSKKSSKEPLSIDAISNLLDAKLASLESKLESKMASLESKLTTKMSELEGAVRSLDTKLQSQASDIQRHEDKLATLEKLIVEKVRTIEVLDKKVQSTLKTVDQYKFKITALENRSRRQNLRIIGFPVRVESGDLTEFFSKLLWEIFGDEGLQTKPVIDHAHRVARFSSTTDKPRAVIVRLHYPREKELLIRLARKKDC; encoded by the exons atggctacaagtaagaaatcgtctaaggagcctttatctatcgacgcaatttctaatcttctggacgctaaacttgcaagtttggaaagcaagctggaaagtaaaatggcaagtttggaaagcaagcttaccacgaaaatgtctgaacttgaaggagctgttaggtcgcttgatactaagcttcagtcgcaggcatcggatattcagcggcatgaagataagttggcgactcttgaaaaattaattgttgaaaaagtacgtacaattgaagtgttggataagaaggtacaatcgactcttaaaactgtagatcagtataagtttaaaattactgctctcgaaaatcgatctcgcagacagaatttgcgaattatcgggtttcccgtaagagttgagtccggtgatttaactgaatttttctctaaattactgtgggaaattttcggtgatgaaggtttgcaaactaaacctgttattgaccatgctcacagagttgcgaggttttcgtctacgactgataaaccacgagcggtgattgttcgtctgcattatcctcgtgagaaagagcttttaattcgattagctcgtaaaaaag attgctga